The Chrysiogenia bacterium region CGGCGCTCATCCTGGTGACCCAGTTCCAGCGCGGCGATGAAAAGACCCGCGCCGCGATCTACCGCGCCTACGTGGCGGGTCTGAAACACCTCAACAACTGGGATCTCGTCGACACCAGCGCCCCGCACGTCGTGGGCGGCTGGCTGCTCTCGCGGGACCGGAGCCAGCTCTACAAGTGGGCGCGCTCGCGGAGCCTGTGGAAGCGCCGCGTCGCCATCATGGGTACCTTCGCCTTCATCCGCCAGGGCGACTTTGCCGATACCCTCGCCATCGCCGAGATTCTTCTGGGCGACAAGCACGACCTCATCCACAAAGCCGCCGGCTGGATGCTCCGCGAAGTGGGCAACATGGACCGCGCCGTAGAAGAGGCGTTTCTCAGGAAGCACTACCAGGACATGCCGCGTACCATGCTGCGCTATGCGATCGAGAAATTTCCCGAGAAGCGGCGACAGGCGTATCTGAAGGGGCGGGTTTAGGCGGGCATTGGCTTTCGCTTGCATACATTCTTCTCCGTTCGTCCTGAGTAGCGGCACGAAATGACGCGTATCGAAGGGCAGCGGAGCCTCAAGGGCTTGCGATTGCCCTTCGATATGCCGCTCCGCGGCTGCTCAGGACGAACGGGAGAAGAGGCCGGCAAATCCCGGTAGTGGGTCAGTTTGAAAGGTTTTGCCGGAAAACCAGTTCGGCCTAGGGGGGGGGGCTTGCGATGGCTCGGTTTAGGGGGAGGCTTGTGCCAACCCAAAACATTGCCCAAGCGGCCTGCATACTCAATCTGGGCGACGATTCTGGTTTCAGAAACCTCACGGGGCCCTGCGGCATCACATGA contains the following coding sequences:
- a CDS encoding DNA alkylation repair protein → MPRAPAAHTAKDASAALRALADPEVAAHAARYFKTGPGEYGEGDQFLGLRVPQVRAVARAHREMPLAEVRKLLASGYHEERLCAALILVTQFQRGDEKTRAAIYRAYVAGLKHLNNWDLVDTSAPHVVGGWLLSRDRSQLYKWARSRSLWKRRVAIMGTFAFIRQGDFADTLAIAEILLGDKHDLIHKAAGWMLREVGNMDRAVEEAFLRKHYQDMPRTMLRYAIEKFPEKRRQAYLKGRV